A segment of the Acidimicrobiales bacterium genome:
GGTCGGCCGACACGTCGCCGCCTCTCCCGGCCGCAGCGCCGCCTGCGCCGCCCGAGCCGGGCGCGCGCCACGCTCCGAGGTCGGCCACCGCGGTCCCGCCCATCGCGTGCTCCCTCCCCGTCCTCCGGCCCCGCTGATCGGCCGGCAGGCTCGACCAACATCGTCATGACATGACGCAACACCAAAGATATCGAGATCAGCGGACGGGCACCAGTCGGGATCTACACTCGCCGCCGTGCGCGAGGAGGACGACATCCGCTGGCTGAGCACGGCCGACGCGGCCCGGCGGCTGGGCATCACGTCGCGGACGCTCTACCGCTTCATCGACGACGGGGGTCTGCCGGCCTACCGATTCGGGCGGGTGATCCGCCTGCAGCAGGCCGACGTCGACGAGTTCATCGAGCGATGCCGGATCGAGCCCGGCACCCTCGAGCACCTCTACCCCGACTCGAGCAGCACCTCGTCCAGCGAGTCCAGCGACACGTAGGCCACGCCGCCTCCGTCGAGGCCGAGGGTCAGCACGTCACGGCCCACGGCGAGCAGCTCGCCGGCGCTGGCCTCG
Coding sequences within it:
- a CDS encoding helix-turn-helix domain-containing protein — translated: MREEDDIRWLSTADAARRLGITSRTLYRFIDDGGLPAYRFGRVIRLQQADVDEFIERCRIEPGTLEHLYPDSSSTSSSESSDT